The Mycolicibacterium mageritense genome contains a region encoding:
- a CDS encoding LuxR C-terminal-related transcriptional regulator, which translates to MPWFLATTPSSSPEMLSRNAITRLLDEYGDGTRAILVAAPSGFGKTVAVARWATDRAQYAPGSVAWLTLTERMNDRSDVLRGMLTALLNAAGDDCEQFGRALAAVFDATDYDAAVAALTAIEPPHPVTVVVDDHQLARAVWPDTDVVDLVENGPRWLRFIFLTTDPVAPEWMRLRVQEQVAVIGAAELAFTRAEVEALAARVDVPVTARDVDSVMAATNGWPGAVRLILVSGGAEGFHADIDLTDYIATAVLARLRPDLAEFALHATVCPRVDESLAQALSGRADSGALLDDCVAAGLFIERIGSGKDAVYQWHSIFVRHCGEILRRRRPDDWYALNRLAARELARRYPLEAVEHAIRADDRAGCDIIADHWLELLLQSRSAALDHACVRLAEAFGEDPELLMIRSCCRAMAGDDVMAQLLLDRALAMAPTAETSRRLAFIADLTHILVSDDRDTMAAAAARAEAALIDREVVTPRVYACALFVLGWADSRLRRGPARGSALLEAAVHECTALGLDEVAQRARQNLAFALAHAGELGRAKRALRAATAPGDSAPELWLSHDGDGITTFTTGWIDFWCGEIETALGHFVTADASSGVGYPDTARMFLCFSASTLRDDDALDIAEVAVTRMPDVDTHGVPWVSYTTASRARIAEARGQHAVALELAASVVDSVHVPMVSAMMSGMCRRLGAVELAARLAQQALEPQVPGYIAVYALHTLAVIDWQRGDAAAAHRRMEQLLALAAPEQVRYQFIDNTDVFGKELLAAHMSCTAYRSFVEGSLLMCEGLTRHPPFAALTAREREVLAFLRTPMTMQEIADKMSVSVNTLKTHQRAIYRKLGAANRREAIARAGR; encoded by the coding sequence GTGCCATGGTTTCTTGCGACCACACCGTCATCGAGCCCGGAGATGTTGTCCCGCAACGCGATCACGCGGTTGCTCGACGAATATGGCGACGGCACACGGGCGATCCTGGTCGCCGCCCCGTCGGGCTTCGGCAAGACGGTGGCGGTAGCCCGCTGGGCCACCGATCGGGCACAGTACGCTCCCGGGTCGGTGGCATGGCTGACGCTGACCGAGCGCATGAACGATCGCAGCGATGTGCTGCGCGGGATGCTCACCGCGCTGCTCAACGCCGCCGGTGACGACTGCGAACAATTCGGGCGGGCTCTGGCAGCGGTGTTCGACGCGACGGACTACGACGCCGCGGTTGCGGCCCTGACCGCGATCGAACCGCCGCACCCGGTGACGGTCGTCGTCGACGATCACCAACTCGCCCGTGCGGTGTGGCCGGACACCGACGTCGTGGACCTGGTCGAGAACGGCCCCAGGTGGCTGCGGTTCATCTTCCTCACCACAGACCCGGTGGCGCCCGAATGGATGCGGTTGCGGGTGCAAGAGCAGGTGGCCGTGATCGGTGCGGCCGAGCTGGCGTTCACCCGCGCCGAGGTGGAGGCACTGGCCGCGCGCGTCGATGTGCCGGTGACGGCGCGCGACGTCGACAGCGTCATGGCCGCGACGAACGGCTGGCCGGGTGCCGTGCGGCTGATCCTCGTCAGCGGCGGCGCCGAGGGTTTCCACGCCGACATCGATCTCACCGATTACATCGCCACCGCGGTGCTGGCGCGGCTGCGTCCGGACCTGGCGGAATTCGCGTTGCACGCCACGGTGTGCCCGCGGGTCGACGAGAGCCTCGCACAAGCGCTGTCGGGACGCGCCGACAGCGGCGCACTGCTCGACGACTGCGTCGCGGCGGGTCTGTTCATCGAGCGCATCGGATCCGGTAAAGATGCGGTGTATCAATGGCATTCGATCTTCGTCAGGCACTGCGGCGAAATCCTGCGACGTCGGCGGCCCGACGACTGGTATGCGCTCAATCGGCTTGCCGCCCGTGAGCTGGCCCGGCGGTATCCGCTGGAGGCCGTCGAACACGCGATCCGGGCCGATGACCGCGCCGGGTGCGACATCATCGCCGACCACTGGCTCGAACTGCTGCTGCAATCCCGTTCCGCGGCCTTGGATCACGCGTGCGTGAGGCTCGCCGAGGCCTTCGGCGAGGATCCGGAACTGCTCATGATCCGATCCTGTTGCCGGGCGATGGCAGGCGACGATGTGATGGCACAGCTGCTGTTGGACCGGGCCTTGGCGATGGCTCCCACAGCGGAGACGTCGCGGCGGTTGGCGTTCATCGCCGATCTCACCCACATCCTGGTGTCCGACGACCGTGACACCATGGCGGCCGCGGCGGCGCGCGCGGAGGCGGCACTGATCGACCGCGAGGTGGTGACCCCGCGCGTATATGCCTGCGCGCTGTTCGTGCTGGGCTGGGCGGATTCGCGGCTGCGGCGCGGGCCGGCGCGCGGGTCGGCGCTGCTGGAGGCCGCGGTGCACGAGTGCACAGCGCTGGGTCTCGACGAGGTAGCGCAACGCGCACGCCAGAACCTGGCGTTCGCGTTGGCCCACGCCGGTGAGCTTGGTCGGGCGAAGCGGGCGTTGCGGGCTGCGACCGCGCCGGGTGATTCCGCCCCTGAGCTGTGGCTGTCCCACGACGGCGACGGCATCACGACCTTCACGACCGGCTGGATCGACTTCTGGTGCGGCGAGATCGAAACAGCCCTGGGGCATTTCGTCACCGCCGACGCGTCCTCAGGCGTCGGCTATCCCGATACCGCACGAATGTTCTTGTGCTTCAGTGCATCGACTCTGCGGGACGACGATGCACTCGACATCGCCGAGGTGGCCGTGACCCGCATGCCCGATGTGGACACGCACGGTGTGCCGTGGGTCAGCTACACCACCGCGAGTCGTGCGCGCATCGCCGAGGCACGTGGGCAGCATGCCGTCGCGCTGGAGTTGGCGGCCAGTGTGGTCGATTCCGTTCATGTGCCGATGGTGTCGGCCATGATGTCCGGGATGTGCCGGCGGCTCGGTGCTGTCGAGCTGGCGGCGAGGCTGGCGCAGCAGGCTCTGGAACCGCAGGTGCCGGGCTATATCGCGGTGTACGCGCTGCACACGCTGGCCGTGATCGACTGGCAACGCGGCGATGCTGCCGCGGCCCATCGACGCATGGAGCAACTGCTGGCGCTGGCGGCTCCGGAGCAGGTGCGCTACCAGTTCATCGACAACACCGATGTGTTCGGCAAGGAGCTGCTTGCGGCGCACATGTCGTGCACGGCGTACCGGTCCTTCGTCGAGGGCTCCCTCCTCATGTGCGAGGGGTTGACACGCCATCCGCCGTTCGCGGCTCTGACGGCCCGCGAGCGCGAGGTGCTGGCGTTCCTGCGGACACCGATGACCATGCAGGAGATCGCCGACAAGATGTCCGTGTCGGTGAACACGCTCAAGACCCATCAGCGCGCGATCTACCGCAAACTGGGCGCTGCCAACCGGCGTGAGGCCATCGCTCGCGCCGGCCGGTAG
- a CDS encoding ABC transporter — protein MTTRVLGGPDRRLKITIFFACLVLYLAVGYWLQVHHGFIMGDTLSRVAATQSVLFSRDPHLAALGFIFTPVAAMVQIPAIALSTLWSDIAARAFSGTIMSAAFMAGAAVQILSMGTDRGLPRAYSLTITLLFALNPMIVFYGSNGMSEAPFIFFMSWAVRRLIMWMVDDDVHHLVTAGGIAMGLAYLTRYDAAACIGAAGILVGVTTYVRATPAPRLRRAILDLLIVSGPGALAFLGWAAAGWLITGEAFAQFTSQYGNTAILEQSGQTAPDFAHGVQFAVVCIMLLAPTMLPLVLWVVMQRWGRPNWQVLLVPLALFGAVLVFQTYSYAAGSTFPFLRFFIIAIPLTACLAMLAVPDGVLVAPTRRGRYAPPATVAQPRHHRSAARYAAVAATVAIGIPVTIVGMAQPDYAPQEYGLGAVLKPDPYNVTERKATEHRIARTFGTERRIAGYLESLDLPDSSVITDTVYGFGILAASSRPRVFVIPSDPDFTELLNDPTANGIRYLLAVPPIGRGTSDALNLRYPTLYDTGADVATLELEIPNDGDGQPDWRLYRVNERVDG, from the coding sequence GTGACGACGCGCGTGCTCGGAGGCCCGGACCGCCGGCTCAAGATCACGATCTTCTTCGCCTGCCTGGTGCTCTACCTCGCGGTGGGGTACTGGCTGCAGGTCCACCACGGGTTCATCATGGGCGACACCCTGTCGCGCGTCGCGGCCACGCAGTCCGTGTTGTTCAGCCGCGACCCGCACCTGGCCGCACTGGGCTTCATCTTCACGCCCGTTGCGGCGATGGTGCAGATCCCGGCCATCGCGCTCAGCACGCTGTGGTCGGACATCGCCGCGCGTGCGTTCTCCGGCACGATCATGTCGGCGGCGTTCATGGCGGGAGCCGCGGTGCAGATCCTGAGCATGGGCACCGATCGTGGCCTGCCGCGGGCATATTCGCTGACCATCACATTGTTGTTCGCGCTCAACCCGATGATCGTGTTCTACGGGTCCAACGGGATGAGTGAGGCACCGTTCATCTTCTTCATGTCCTGGGCGGTGCGCCGGCTCATCATGTGGATGGTCGACGACGACGTTCACCATCTGGTCACCGCGGGCGGCATCGCGATGGGCCTGGCCTACCTGACTCGCTACGACGCGGCCGCCTGCATCGGCGCGGCAGGCATCCTGGTGGGCGTCACCACGTACGTGCGGGCGACACCGGCGCCCCGGTTGCGGCGCGCAATTCTGGATCTGTTGATCGTCAGCGGCCCCGGTGCGCTGGCGTTCCTGGGCTGGGCCGCCGCGGGGTGGCTCATCACGGGAGAAGCCTTCGCGCAGTTCACATCGCAGTACGGCAACACCGCGATCCTCGAACAATCAGGCCAGACCGCACCCGATTTCGCGCACGGAGTGCAATTCGCCGTGGTCTGCATCATGCTGCTGGCCCCGACGATGCTGCCGCTGGTGCTGTGGGTGGTCATGCAACGATGGGGGCGGCCCAACTGGCAGGTGCTGCTGGTGCCGTTGGCGTTGTTCGGCGCGGTGCTCGTGTTCCAGACCTACAGCTATGCGGCGGGATCGACGTTTCCGTTCCTGCGGTTCTTCATCATCGCGATCCCGTTGACGGCGTGCCTGGCGATGCTCGCCGTACCTGACGGCGTGTTGGTGGCGCCCACCCGCCGCGGCCGGTATGCACCGCCGGCCACCGTCGCCCAGCCGCGACACCATCGTTCGGCGGCTCGCTATGCGGCCGTGGCCGCCACCGTCGCGATAGGAATCCCCGTGACGATCGTGGGCATGGCTCAGCCCGACTACGCTCCGCAGGAGTACGGATTGGGCGCTGTGCTGAAACCTGATCCGTACAACGTGACCGAACGCAAGGCCACCGAACACCGGATCGCCCGGACCTTCGGCACCGAACGCCGGATCGCAGGCTATCTCGAATCGCTTGACCTTCCGGACAGTTCGGTGATCACGGACACGGTGTACGGCTTCGGCATTCTGGCCGCGTCGAGCCGGCCGCGAGTCTTCGTCATCCCGTCCGATCCGGACTTTACCGAGTTGCTCAACGATCCCACCGCCAACGGCATCCGGTACCTGCTCGCGGTGCCGCCGATTGGCCGCGGCACGTCCGATGCGCTCAATCTGCGATACCCCACGTTGTACGACACCGGCGCGGACGTTGCGACCCTGGAGCTCGAGATTCCCAACGACGGTGACGGTCAGCCCGACTGGCGGCTGTACCGGGTCAACGAGCGGGTCGACGGCTAG
- the rpsQ gene encoding 30S ribosomal protein S17: MAETKGPKHTPATEKPRGRRKTAIGYVVSDKMQKTIVVELEDRKSHPLYGKIIRTTKKVKAHDENGDAGIGDRVSLMETRPLSATKRWRLVEILERAK, from the coding sequence ATGGCAGAGACTAAGGGCCCCAAGCACACGCCGGCCACCGAGAAGCCCCGTGGCCGTCGCAAGACCGCCATCGGCTACGTGGTCAGCGACAAGATGCAGAAGACCATCGTGGTCGAGCTGGAAGATCGCAAGAGCCACCCGCTCTACGGCAAGATCATCCGGACCACCAAGAAGGTCAAGGCGCACGACGAGAACGGCGATGCCGGTATCGGCGACCGCGTCTCGCTGATGGAGACCCGGCCGCTGTCGGCCACCAAGCGGTGGCGGCTGGTCGAGATCCTGGAACGCGCCAAGTAA
- a CDS encoding alpha/beta hydrolase, producing MSLTSGWIPVTLQVLALVALVVGVGRRPGVPWVRWLTIALLTGVLFAVAVRVFVRYQGWSEKAASVSTVVWVVVTGFAAAVMVLAWRGGLWWRRIVSALAVVLAVLCSLAELNISTGYFPTVHALWQRATGSEPPQWIDEDALTAMRQSGAQPTRGTMVWIETPRDASGFGHRRELVYLPPAWFRSDPPPRLPAIMAIGAEFSHPSDWPESGGARKTLDEFAAFHHGTTPVVVFPDSTGTFDNDTECVNGPRGNAADHLTQDVRPYVVSHFGVSPDPANWGLVGWSSGGTCASMLAVRNPELFSAFVALDGQLGPNSGTREQTIARLFGGDAAAWAAFDPRTIIEKHGRYDNTSAWLGVSEQTPTVHRAAGKPLTDPAAISEWDQYSEEHAANANKLCLLLSAHNAECSVVSYPGSHTFPAAGAGFADALPWLAGQLGTPGVEQLPMPGD from the coding sequence ATGTCACTCACTAGCGGCTGGATCCCCGTCACGCTGCAAGTGCTCGCACTCGTCGCGCTCGTGGTCGGCGTCGGGCGCAGACCGGGCGTGCCGTGGGTACGGTGGCTGACCATCGCGCTGCTGACCGGTGTGCTGTTCGCGGTTGCTGTCCGCGTTTTCGTCCGTTACCAGGGCTGGTCGGAGAAGGCCGCGTCGGTGAGCACCGTGGTGTGGGTCGTCGTCACGGGATTCGCGGCCGCGGTCATGGTGCTCGCGTGGCGCGGCGGCCTGTGGTGGCGCCGGATCGTGTCCGCGCTGGCCGTCGTGCTCGCGGTGCTGTGCTCGTTGGCCGAGCTCAACATCTCGACCGGGTACTTCCCCACGGTGCACGCCCTGTGGCAGCGTGCCACCGGATCCGAACCGCCGCAATGGATCGACGAAGACGCCTTGACGGCGATGCGCCAGAGCGGTGCGCAGCCCACCCGCGGCACCATGGTGTGGATCGAGACGCCCAGGGACGCTTCAGGGTTCGGTCATCGGCGCGAGCTCGTGTACCTGCCGCCCGCCTGGTTCCGGTCCGATCCCCCGCCGCGACTGCCTGCGATCATGGCCATCGGCGCGGAGTTCAGCCACCCCTCCGACTGGCCCGAATCCGGCGGCGCCCGCAAAACTCTCGACGAGTTCGCCGCATTCCACCACGGGACCACGCCCGTCGTGGTGTTCCCCGACTCGACCGGGACGTTCGACAACGACACCGAATGCGTCAACGGTCCGCGCGGCAACGCCGCCGACCACCTCACGCAAGACGTCCGCCCGTATGTGGTCTCGCACTTCGGCGTGAGTCCGGACCCGGCCAACTGGGGCCTGGTCGGGTGGTCGTCGGGCGGCACGTGCGCATCGATGCTGGCCGTGCGAAACCCCGAGTTGTTCAGTGCTTTCGTCGCACTCGACGGCCAGCTCGGCCCGAACAGCGGCACCAGGGAGCAGACCATCGCCCGGTTGTTCGGCGGCGACGCCGCCGCGTGGGCCGCGTTCGACCCGCGGACGATCATCGAGAAACACGGCCGCTACGACAACACGTCGGCCTGGTTGGGTGTTTCCGAACAGACACCGACGGTCCACCGGGCCGCCGGTAAACCACTCACCGACCCCGCCGCCATATCGGAGTGGGACCAGTACTCCGAAGAGCACGCAGCCAATGCCAACAAGTTGTGTCTGCTGCTGAGTGCTCACAACGCGGAATGCTCCGTCGTCAGCTATCCAGGCTCGCATACCTTTCCGGCAGCAGGTGCGGGGTTCGCAGACGCATTGCCATGGCTCGCAGGCCAACTAGGCACGCCGGGTGTCGAGCAGCTGCCGATGCCGGGCGACTAG
- the rpmC gene encoding 50S ribosomal protein L29, protein MAVGTSPGELREQTDDELKDKLRESKEELFNLRFQMATGQLANNRRLRTVRQEIARVYTVLRERELGLASGPVGEDS, encoded by the coding sequence ATGGCAGTGGGAACTTCGCCTGGTGAACTGCGCGAGCAGACTGACGACGAGTTGAAGGACAAGCTCCGCGAGTCCAAGGAAGAGCTGTTCAACCTGCGCTTCCAGATGGCGACCGGACAGCTCGCCAACAACCGTCGGCTGCGCACCGTGCGCCAGGAGATTGCACGGGTCTACACCGTGCTGCGTGAACGTGAGTTGGGTCTGGCGTCCGGGCCCGTTGGTGAGGATTCGTAA
- a CDS encoding glycosyltransferase, protein MRYRETFDPETLTDGERDYALHRAINGLREDDPVHSASTPLLGWQKPVLWALLAIVVAFGVWRPMQTAVVLIGLCTLAYLLTLGDRVLIFKRGLASRPIVIADEVARAIPDDELPPYTILVPAYNEPEVVADLIGAMDALEYPRDKLQVLLLLEADDQVTIDAAEACGESDVITILLVPPAEPRTKPKACNYGLHFATGEIVTIFDAEDLPEPLQLRRVVAAFRQLPDNVACVQAKLVYHNGHQNLLTAWFTAEYALWFGYLLPGMMVSTSPIPLGGTSNHLRRDILRKIGAWDPFNVTEDADLGLRIASNGYRTAVIDSFTLEEANSDVINWIRQRSRWYKGYLQTWLVHIREPLKLYRTLGLRSFIRFTLVLAGTPIIAVLNLLFWFITVLWFLGQPAVVGEVFPVLIYFPALIAMVIGNFTVMYMNMVALREDDRSDLLLAALSVPLFWVMMSVAAAKGCYQMIRQPSFWEKTFHGLAARPDGTATEDAAAA, encoded by the coding sequence ATGAGGTACCGCGAGACGTTCGATCCCGAGACCCTGACTGACGGTGAGCGCGACTACGCGTTGCACCGTGCCATCAACGGTCTGCGCGAGGACGATCCGGTGCATTCTGCGTCCACCCCGCTGCTCGGCTGGCAGAAGCCCGTGCTGTGGGCATTGTTGGCCATCGTGGTGGCGTTCGGCGTCTGGCGCCCGATGCAGACCGCCGTCGTGCTCATCGGATTGTGCACACTCGCTTACCTGTTGACGTTGGGTGACCGGGTGCTGATCTTCAAACGCGGGCTCGCGTCGCGGCCCATCGTGATCGCTGACGAGGTGGCGCGGGCGATACCGGATGACGAACTGCCGCCGTACACCATCCTGGTGCCGGCATACAACGAGCCGGAAGTGGTCGCCGACCTCATCGGCGCGATGGATGCCCTGGAGTATCCGCGGGACAAGCTGCAGGTGCTGCTGTTGCTCGAGGCGGACGACCAGGTGACGATCGACGCTGCCGAGGCGTGCGGCGAATCCGACGTCATCACAATCCTGTTGGTACCGCCCGCCGAGCCGCGCACCAAGCCCAAAGCGTGCAACTACGGTCTGCACTTCGCCACCGGCGAGATCGTCACGATCTTCGATGCCGAGGATCTGCCCGAGCCGTTGCAGCTCCGGCGCGTCGTGGCGGCCTTCCGGCAGTTGCCCGACAACGTCGCGTGCGTGCAGGCCAAGCTCGTCTACCACAACGGTCACCAGAACCTGCTGACCGCGTGGTTCACGGCCGAGTATGCGTTGTGGTTCGGCTACCTGCTGCCGGGCATGATGGTCAGTACGTCGCCGATCCCGTTGGGCGGCACCTCGAATCACCTGCGCCGCGACATCTTGCGGAAGATCGGTGCGTGGGATCCGTTCAACGTCACCGAAGACGCCGACCTCGGTCTGCGCATCGCCTCGAACGGATACCGCACGGCCGTCATCGACTCATTCACGCTGGAGGAGGCCAACAGCGATGTGATCAACTGGATTCGGCAGCGATCCCGGTGGTACAAGGGTTACCTGCAGACCTGGCTGGTCCACATCCGTGAACCGCTCAAGCTGTATCGCACACTCGGTCTGCGCAGCTTCATCCGGTTCACCCTCGTGCTCGCCGGCACCCCCATCATCGCGGTGCTGAACCTGCTGTTCTGGTTCATCACGGTGCTGTGGTTCCTCGGCCAGCCCGCGGTCGTCGGTGAGGTGTTCCCCGTGCTGATCTACTTCCCGGCGCTCATCGCGATGGTCATCGGAAACTTCACGGTGATGTACATGAACATGGTTGCCCTGCGTGAGGACGATCGTTCGGATCTGCTGCTGGCGGCGCTGAGCGTGCCGCTGTTCTGGGTCATGATGAGCGTGGCCGCGGCCAAGGGCTGCTATCAGATGATCCGGCAACCGTCGTTCTGGGAGAAGACATTTCACGGCCTGGCGGCTCGGCCCGACGGCACGGCGACAGAAGATGCGGCCGCAGCGTGA
- a CDS encoding alkyl/aryl-sulfatase, translating into MGPNSNVQNAGEGDDFRARLPRRKILGGLAVAGAATTLIAACDDKSGTASGGGGGGGEVTTDNSVKGATEATKAANKKVLDTLPFSDRSDFEDAKRGLLSRPDTLTIKNENGDVVWDLEQYKGYIADGKPAPDTVNPSLWRNAQLCMEYGLFEVVPDRIYQVRGYDLSNVTFVRGDTGWIVVDTAISPETAKAALDLTNRHLGARPIVAVVHSHSHVDHYGGVRGIVNQADVDSGKVKIIAPQAFVEDAVSENVIAGNAMSRRAIYMYGALLPRNAEGGVNGGLGMTVSTGVPTLIIPTDIITTTGQKMTVDGVDMEFQMTPGTEAPTEMNTFFPQFKAMWMAENTTNTMHNLLTLRGAQVRDARIWAKFLDDTIRVYGPNTDVKFQSHHWPMWGRDKIIDYWKKQRDMYKYMHDQSVRMMNQGLVGSEIAEEIAFPPEINNFWPDRGYYGTLKHNSRAVYQRYMGWYDGNPSDLDDLPPQAAAKKYVEYMGGEAAILDKAKKDFDNGDYRWTAMVLKHVVFANPDSVNGKNLLADSYEQLGYQAESGPWRSVYLQGAYELRNGVPTAGGTDTASPDTIDAMPPEMMFDYLGVRLNGPKAAGKNIKLNVTFDDLKKDYTLVVENGVLNYQPGKLPDANASLTLSKDTMNQIQMGKLKLDDGINQNKVKVDGNRDSVTEFIGLMDTFPFWFNIVTP; encoded by the coding sequence ATGGGTCCGAATTCGAACGTGCAGAATGCCGGCGAAGGTGACGATTTCCGAGCGCGACTGCCGCGCCGCAAGATTTTGGGTGGCCTGGCGGTCGCGGGCGCCGCGACGACGCTGATCGCCGCATGCGACGACAAATCGGGGACGGCCTCGGGTGGAGGCGGTGGTGGCGGGGAGGTCACCACCGACAACTCCGTCAAGGGGGCCACCGAGGCCACCAAAGCGGCGAACAAGAAGGTGCTCGACACCTTGCCGTTCAGCGATCGCAGCGATTTCGAGGACGCCAAACGCGGTTTGCTCTCGCGCCCTGACACTCTCACGATCAAGAACGAAAACGGCGACGTCGTCTGGGATCTCGAGCAGTACAAGGGCTACATTGCCGACGGCAAGCCCGCGCCGGACACCGTCAACCCGAGCCTGTGGCGAAACGCCCAGCTGTGCATGGAGTACGGCCTGTTCGAGGTCGTGCCCGACCGGATTTACCAGGTGCGCGGTTATGACCTGTCGAACGTCACGTTCGTGCGGGGCGACACCGGCTGGATCGTCGTCGACACGGCCATCTCGCCGGAGACCGCGAAGGCCGCGTTGGACCTCACCAATCGACATCTCGGTGCCCGTCCCATCGTGGCCGTCGTCCACAGCCACTCGCACGTCGACCACTACGGCGGTGTGCGCGGCATCGTCAACCAGGCCGACGTCGACTCGGGCAAGGTGAAAATCATTGCTCCGCAGGCTTTTGTGGAGGATGCGGTCAGCGAGAACGTGATCGCGGGCAACGCCATGTCGCGTCGCGCGATCTACATGTACGGCGCGCTGTTGCCGCGCAACGCCGAGGGTGGCGTCAACGGTGGCCTCGGCATGACGGTGTCCACAGGTGTGCCCACTCTGATCATCCCGACCGACATCATCACGACCACCGGGCAGAAGATGACCGTCGACGGCGTCGACATGGAGTTTCAGATGACGCCGGGCACCGAGGCACCGACCGAGATGAACACGTTCTTCCCGCAGTTCAAAGCCATGTGGATGGCCGAGAACACCACCAACACCATGCACAACCTGCTGACGCTGCGGGGCGCGCAGGTGCGCGACGCCCGGATCTGGGCGAAGTTCCTCGACGACACCATCCGCGTCTACGGACCGAACACCGACGTGAAGTTCCAGAGCCACCACTGGCCGATGTGGGGCCGCGACAAGATCATCGACTACTGGAAGAAGCAACGTGACATGTACAAATACATGCACGACCAGTCGGTCCGGATGATGAACCAGGGCTTGGTGGGTTCGGAGATCGCCGAGGAGATCGCGTTCCCGCCGGAAATCAACAACTTCTGGCCCGACCGCGGCTACTACGGCACGCTCAAGCATAACTCGCGAGCGGTCTACCAGCGCTATATGGGCTGGTATGACGGCAATCCGTCGGATCTCGACGACCTGCCGCCACAAGCGGCAGCCAAGAAATACGTCGAGTACATGGGTGGTGAGGCCGCGATCCTGGACAAGGCCAAGAAGGACTTCGACAACGGCGACTACCGCTGGACCGCCATGGTGCTCAAGCACGTGGTGTTTGCCAACCCAGACAGCGTGAACGGCAAGAACCTCCTCGCCGACAGCTATGAGCAGCTCGGTTACCAGGCCGAGTCCGGGCCGTGGCGTTCGGTGTACCTGCAGGGCGCGTACGAATTGCGCAATGGGGTACCGACCGCGGGCGGTACCGACACCGCGAGTCCCGACACCATCGACGCGATGCCGCCCGAGATGATGTTCGATTACCTCGGTGTGCGGCTCAACGGCCCGAAGGCTGCGGGGAAGAACATCAAGCTCAATGTGACGTTCGACGACCTGAAAAAGGACTACACCCTGGTGGTCGAGAACGGCGTACTCAACTATCAGCCGGGCAAGCTACCCGATGCCAACGCGAGCCTCACGTTGTCCAAGGACACCATGAACCAGATCCAGATGGGCAAACTCAAGCTCGACGACGGTATCAACCAGAACAAGGTCAAGGTGGACGGCAACCGCGACTCGGTGACGGAGTTCATCGGGCTGATGGACACGTTCCCGTTCTGGTTCAACATCGTCACGCCGTAG
- a CDS encoding lipase family protein: MVRVLALLALVLALVTGCGAPSEQQSPQEDPDSAGHVVSETQLDDLAPALRDAAASARTMTYASRNGVNDAVSHVTGSVFVPKGTPPPGGFPVVALGHRTTGTSAECAPSRSPDLLGEAATVAALLKAGYVVTVPDYQGLGRPSEPDEYDFHPYLDSTTAGYNMIDAVRAARTMVPETSASWAALGAREGGQAAWAANELADNYGYDLKLVATAALAPMADIAGLADAAAAGTLTTDQKLVYVAYLAALKDEYYYDFELDDYRRGAAQQNWDALLRCQDAAQRTSLAEKLTADDLRPATPEALQTLRGYLQKTNLPQGPTQVPMYVIYGGQDSVIPAAWTERALIAGCTMGDVIQIAYWPDKNGDQIEPLAALGWLADRLKSLPSANDCPAFTAAHKP, from the coding sequence ATGGTTCGAGTCTTGGCACTGCTTGCGCTGGTTCTTGCGCTCGTCACCGGTTGCGGTGCACCGTCAGAGCAGCAATCCCCGCAGGAAGATCCTGACAGTGCGGGCCACGTCGTCTCCGAGACACAACTGGACGACCTCGCCCCGGCGCTGCGGGATGCGGCCGCGTCGGCCAGAACCATGACCTATGCCTCGCGCAACGGCGTCAACGACGCGGTCTCCCATGTCACGGGATCGGTTTTCGTGCCCAAAGGAACCCCGCCGCCCGGCGGGTTTCCGGTTGTCGCCCTGGGCCACCGGACCACAGGCACGTCAGCCGAGTGCGCACCTTCCCGATCGCCCGATCTACTCGGCGAGGCCGCGACCGTGGCCGCGCTGCTGAAAGCCGGGTACGTCGTCACCGTGCCCGACTATCAGGGCCTGGGCCGTCCCAGCGAACCCGACGAGTACGACTTCCACCCGTATCTGGACTCGACCACGGCGGGGTACAACATGATCGACGCGGTGCGCGCGGCACGCACGATGGTGCCCGAAACGTCCGCGTCGTGGGCCGCACTCGGCGCGCGAGAAGGTGGCCAGGCCGCCTGGGCGGCCAACGAACTCGCCGACAACTACGGCTACGACCTGAAGCTGGTCGCCACCGCGGCGCTGGCTCCGATGGCCGACATCGCAGGGCTTGCCGACGCTGCCGCGGCGGGCACCCTGACCACCGACCAAAAATTGGTCTACGTGGCATACCTGGCCGCGCTGAAAGACGAGTACTACTACGACTTCGAACTCGACGACTACCGGCGCGGGGCAGCCCAACAGAATTGGGACGCGCTGCTGCGCTGCCAGGACGCCGCCCAGCGAACGTCGTTGGCCGAAAAGCTGACCGCGGACGATTTGCGTCCAGCCACTCCAGAAGCGCTGCAGACCCTTCGTGGCTACCTCCAGAAGACCAATCTTCCCCAGGGCCCGACACAAGTGCCGATGTACGTCATATACGGCGGCCAGGATTCGGTGATCCCGGCAGCGTGGACGGAGCGTGCCCTCATCGCAGGCTGCACGATGGGTGACGTCATCCAGATCGCCTACTGGCCCGACAAGAACGGCGACCAGATCGAGCCGCTCGCGGCGTTGGGCTGGCTCGCCGATCGGTTGAAATCACTTCCCTCGGCCAACGACTGCCCCGCGTTCACGGCGGCCCACAAACCATGA